From Sphingomonas hengshuiensis, one genomic window encodes:
- a CDS encoding ABC transporter permease/substrate-binding protein: MTAAFARVPELLAQHLLLAFAALLLGLVVSVPLAILSARHRSVARVALGLASLIQTIPSLALLALFYPLLLSLSALVGGGIPALGFLPSLLALSLYAVLPILRNGVTGLAGIDAAVIEAADGMGMTRAQKLRLVEAPLVAPVLMAGIRTAAVWTIGAATLSTTIGQPSLGDLIFAGLQTQNWALVLAGCVAAVGLALVVDALLGLAEIGIARRRRGLVWASLGVLLAGALVALAPAWPAGKGVVTVGAKGFSEQYILARVIGHRLEAAGYTVRYREGLGSAVAFSALAGGDIDVYVDYSGTLWTNQMQRSDVPPRAAIVAGVAQWAKREHGVTLLGSLGFENAYAFAMRGDDARRRGIRSLADLAEQAPHLEFATDVEFLERPEWRAVRDAYGLRFKAAHPYQPTFMYRALASGRADVIPAFSSDGRIAADHLAVLEDPKGAIPGYDAVLLLAPSRGDDARFVAALRPLVGAISVERMREANYRVDRDEAKASPEDAARWLERGLGREVSGNARTRE, encoded by the coding sequence TTGACCGCCGCCTTTGCCCGCGTGCCCGAGTTGCTCGCGCAGCATCTGTTGCTGGCGTTCGCGGCGCTGCTGCTGGGGCTGGTCGTCAGCGTGCCGCTCGCGATCCTGTCGGCGCGGCATCGAAGCGTGGCGCGGGTCGCGCTGGGGCTGGCGAGCCTGATCCAGACGATTCCCAGCCTCGCGCTGCTCGCGCTCTTCTATCCACTGTTGCTGTCGCTGTCGGCGCTGGTCGGCGGGGGGATTCCGGCCTTGGGCTTCCTGCCGTCGCTGCTCGCGCTGTCGCTCTATGCGGTGCTGCCGATCCTGCGCAACGGCGTCACCGGGCTTGCGGGCATCGACGCGGCGGTGATCGAGGCGGCCGACGGCATGGGGATGACGCGCGCGCAGAAGCTGCGGCTGGTCGAGGCGCCTTTGGTCGCGCCGGTGCTGATGGCCGGAATCCGCACTGCGGCGGTGTGGACGATCGGGGCGGCGACGCTGTCCACCACGATCGGCCAGCCGAGCCTGGGCGACCTGATCTTTGCGGGGCTCCAGACGCAGAACTGGGCGCTGGTGCTCGCCGGGTGCGTCGCGGCGGTGGGGCTGGCGCTGGTCGTCGACGCGCTGCTCGGGCTGGCCGAGATTGGGATTGCGCGGCGGCGGCGCGGGCTGGTCTGGGCGAGCCTGGGCGTATTGCTGGCCGGCGCGCTGGTCGCGCTCGCGCCCGCATGGCCCGCGGGCAAGGGGGTCGTGACGGTCGGCGCGAAGGGCTTTTCGGAGCAATATATCCTCGCCCGCGTGATCGGCCACCGGCTGGAGGCGGCGGGCTATACCGTCCGCTATCGCGAGGGGCTAGGCTCGGCGGTGGCGTTCAGTGCGCTCGCGGGCGGCGATATCGACGTCTATGTCGACTATTCAGGCACGCTGTGGACCAACCAGATGCAGCGCAGCGACGTGCCCCCGCGCGCCGCGATCGTCGCCGGAGTCGCCCAATGGGCGAAGCGCGAGCATGGCGTGACGCTGCTCGGCAGCCTGGGGTTCGAGAACGCCTATGCCTTTGCGATGCGCGGCGACGATGCCCGGCGGCGCGGCATCCGCAGCCTGGCCGACCTTGCGGAGCAGGCGCCGCATCTCGAATTCGCCACCGATGTCGAGTTCCTCGAGCGCCCCGAATGGCGTGCGGTGCGCGATGCCTATGGGCTGCGGTTCAAGGCGGCGCATCCCTATCAGCCGACCTTCATGTACCGCGCGCTGGCGAGCGGGCGCGCCGACGTGATCCCCGCTTTCTCGTCCGACGGGCGCATCGCCGCCGACCATCTCGCGGTGCTCGAAGACCCCAAGGGCGCGATTCCGGGCTATGACGCGGTGCTGCTGCTCGCGCCGTCGCGCGGCGATGATGCACGCTTCGTGGCGGCGCTGCGCCCGCTGGTCGGGGCGATTTCGGTCGAGCGGATGCGCGAGGCCAATTACCGCGTCGACCGCGACGAGGCCAAGGCATCGCCCGAAGACGCAGCGCGCTGGCTGGAGCGTGGACTTGGCCGCGAGGTTTCTGGTAACGCTCGCACAAGAGAATAG
- a CDS encoding glycoside hydrolase family 3 protein — MGIKLLLATTFLVSAPAFAQTSPTTLSGQTVADPAKWPAAKSQGLSDPATETFVDGLLAQMTVEEKIGQMIQADIGAMKPEELRQYPLGSVLAGGNSPPLSGNDRSPQADWVETARAFRAVAMEPRGKHAPIPLLFGVDAVHGNNNVVGATIFPHNIGLGAANDPALLRRIGEVTAIETAAAGPDWAFGPTVAVPQDDRWGRTYEGYSEDPAIVRGLAGAMVEGIQGKPGTTNRIQKGYVAASTKHFLGDGGTHDGIDQGDARVSEATLVAIHGAGYPPAIEAGTMTVMASYSSWNGAKMHGNKSLLTDVLKGRMGFEGFVVGDWNGHGQVPGCTNTDCPVAFNAGLDMAMAPDSWKGLFDSTLRQAKDGTIPMARIDDAVRRILRVKVKLGLFDPARPIEGKAGVLGAPAHRAVAREAAAKSLVLLKNSGVLPIKASAKVLVTGPGADSIGMQTGGWTLSWQGDGNGNELFPNAESIFAGIQKAVTAGGGTATLSPDGSFTAKPDVAIVVFGEQPYAEMRGDIRTLEFQPGDKQALAQLRTLRAAGIPVVSVFLSGRPLWVNPELNASDAFVAAWLPGSEGGAIADVLVGDTGGKPRGDFHGRLSFSWPKTAGQFTLNKGQPGYDPLFALGYGLTYAKPGSVPALSEESGVDASLANTSVFFARGAAPAPFSFATDSGIKRTTVEGPATQEGGQLLSWPAGKATLRIGGRELDLSREANADLSLQLTYRLEAPATGPVRLLMEGGTNKGAIDATSLFTGQTGTWRTAKILLKCYQQNGVDLSKVVAPVVIEASGPLSFAIAEARIVSDPNASICPGK, encoded by the coding sequence ATGGGTATCAAGCTGCTTCTGGCGACGACTTTCCTTGTGTCCGCACCGGCTTTTGCGCAAACTTCGCCGACAACGCTGTCTGGCCAGACAGTCGCCGATCCCGCCAAATGGCCCGCCGCGAAGAGCCAGGGGCTCAGCGATCCCGCGACCGAGACGTTCGTCGACGGGCTGCTCGCGCAGATGACGGTCGAGGAGAAAATCGGCCAGATGATCCAGGCGGATATCGGCGCGATGAAGCCCGAGGAGCTTCGCCAATATCCGCTCGGATCGGTGCTCGCCGGGGGCAATTCGCCGCCGCTGTCGGGCAATGACCGCTCGCCCCAGGCCGATTGGGTGGAGACCGCGCGCGCCTTCCGCGCCGTGGCGATGGAGCCGCGCGGCAAGCATGCGCCGATCCCGCTGCTGTTCGGCGTCGATGCGGTCCATGGCAACAACAATGTGGTCGGCGCGACGATATTCCCGCACAATATCGGGCTGGGCGCCGCCAACGACCCCGCTCTGCTCCGCCGCATCGGCGAGGTCACCGCGATCGAAACCGCCGCCGCCGGCCCCGACTGGGCGTTCGGGCCGACCGTCGCGGTGCCGCAGGACGATCGCTGGGGCCGCACCTATGAAGGCTATTCGGAGGACCCGGCGATCGTCCGCGGGCTGGCCGGCGCGATGGTCGAGGGTATCCAGGGCAAGCCCGGTACCACCAACCGCATCCAGAAGGGCTATGTCGCGGCCAGCACCAAGCATTTCCTGGGCGATGGCGGCACCCATGACGGCATCGACCAGGGCGATGCCCGCGTGTCCGAGGCGACACTGGTCGCGATCCACGGCGCGGGATACCCGCCCGCGATCGAAGCCGGCACGATGACCGTGATGGCCAGCTATTCGAGCTGGAACGGCGCGAAGATGCACGGCAACAAATCGCTGCTCACCGATGTGCTCAAAGGGCGGATGGGGTTTGAAGGCTTCGTCGTCGGCGACTGGAACGGCCATGGCCAGGTCCCCGGCTGCACCAACACCGATTGCCCGGTCGCGTTCAACGCCGGGCTCGACATGGCGATGGCGCCCGATAGCTGGAAGGGGCTGTTCGATTCGACGCTGCGCCAGGCAAAGGACGGCACGATCCCGATGGCGCGGATCGACGATGCCGTGCGCCGCATCTTGCGCGTGAAGGTCAAGCTGGGGCTGTTCGACCCCGCCCGCCCGATCGAGGGCAAGGCCGGGGTGCTCGGCGCCCCCGCGCACCGCGCCGTGGCGCGCGAGGCGGCGGCCAAGTCGCTGGTGCTGCTCAAGAACAGCGGCGTGCTGCCGATCAAGGCGTCGGCAAAGGTTCTCGTCACCGGCCCCGGCGCCGATTCGATCGGGATGCAGACCGGCGGCTGGACGCTGAGCTGGCAGGGCGACGGCAATGGCAATGAGCTGTTCCCCAACGCCGAATCGATCTTTGCAGGCATCCAGAAGGCCGTGACGGCAGGCGGCGGCACCGCCACGCTCTCGCCCGATGGCAGCTTCACGGCAAAGCCCGACGTCGCGATCGTCGTGTTCGGCGAACAACCCTATGCCGAGATGCGCGGCGACATCCGCACGCTGGAATTCCAGCCCGGCGACAAACAGGCGCTGGCGCAGCTCCGTACGCTTAGGGCGGCGGGGATTCCCGTTGTGTCGGTGTTCCTCTCAGGTCGCCCGCTCTGGGTGAACCCCGAGCTGAATGCGTCGGACGCATTCGTCGCGGCATGGCTGCCGGGGAGCGAGGGCGGCGCGATCGCCGATGTGCTGGTGGGCGACACGGGCGGCAAGCCGCGCGGCGACTTCCACGGGCGGCTGTCGTTCAGCTGGCCCAAGACCGCGGGCCAGTTCACGCTCAACAAGGGGCAGCCGGGCTATGACCCGCTGTTCGCGCTGGGTTACGGCCTGACCTATGCCAAGCCGGGCAGCGTGCCCGCGCTCAGCGAGGAATCGGGCGTCGACGCCTCGCTCGCCAATACCAGCGTGTTCTTCGCGCGCGGCGCGGCGCCGGCACCCTTCTCGTTCGCGACCGACAGCGGCATCAAGCGAACGACCGTCGAGGGCCCGGCGACGCAGGAGGGCGGCCAGCTGCTCAGCTGGCCCGCGGGCAAGGCGACGCTGCGCATCGGCGGGCGCGAACTGGACCTGAGCCGCGAGGCCAATGCCGACTTGTCGCTCCAGCTGACCTATCGCCTGGAGGCGCCCGCGACCGGCCCGGTCCGGCTGCTGATGGAGGGCGGCACCAACAAGGGGGCGATCGACGCGACCAGCCTGTTCACCGGCCAGACGGGGACGTGGCGCACCGCCAAGATCCTGCTCAAATGCTATCAGCAGAACGGCGTCGACCTGAGCAAGGTCGTAGCACCCGTGGTGATCGAGGCATCGGGGCCGCTGTCCTTCGCGATTGCCGAGGCGCGGATCGTGTCCGATCCCAACGCATCGATCTGCCCGGGCAAATGA
- a CDS encoding aldose epimerase family protein, with product MTGAIQTVEIARGAFRAQFLTLGAALRVLEVPGRDGSVANVVLGYRDLDAYRGPPSFHGAVVGRYANRIGGARFTLDGTPFAIAANDGANSLHSGPLGFDQQLWSVVAQDAWSVTFALVSPDGTNGFPGTLRAEARYTLEEDGLAVALTATTDRATVCNLTQHSYFNLAGEASGTNVLGHRLQVEASRMTPVDAAMIPTGAFADVAGTPFDFRTPHAIGERIDAPDDQLRLGQGYDHNLVLDGAFGTPRRIATLFDPQSGRVLDLESSKPGLQLYTGNHLGGGAPGTGGHAYPPRGGLCLEPQFFPDSPNRPDFPSARLDPGQVYRHDMAFRFRVAATDEEAFPG from the coding sequence ATGACCGGGGCGATCCAGACGGTGGAGATTGCGCGCGGAGCCTTCCGCGCGCAGTTCCTCACGCTGGGCGCGGCGCTGCGCGTGCTGGAGGTGCCGGGGCGCGACGGCAGCGTGGCGAATGTCGTGCTCGGCTATCGCGACCTCGACGCCTATCGTGGCCCGCCGAGTTTTCACGGCGCGGTGGTGGGGCGCTATGCCAATCGCATCGGCGGCGCGCGGTTCACGCTCGACGGGACGCCGTTCGCGATCGCGGCGAACGACGGCGCGAACAGCCTGCATTCGGGGCCGCTAGGCTTCGACCAACAGCTCTGGAGCGTGGTCGCGCAAGATGCCTGGTCGGTCACCTTCGCGCTGGTCAGCCCCGATGGCACGAACGGCTTCCCCGGCACGCTCCGCGCCGAGGCGCGCTACACGCTGGAGGAAGACGGGCTGGCCGTGGCGCTGACCGCGACGACCGATCGCGCGACGGTCTGCAACCTGACCCAGCACAGCTATTTCAACCTGGCGGGCGAAGCGAGCGGGACGAATGTGCTCGGCCACCGGCTCCAGGTCGAGGCGAGCCGGATGACGCCGGTCGACGCCGCGATGATCCCGACCGGCGCATTCGCCGATGTCGCGGGGACGCCATTCGACTTTCGCACCCCCCACGCGATCGGGGAGCGGATCGACGCGCCCGACGACCAGCTCCGGCTCGGCCAGGGCTATGACCATAATCTGGTGCTCGACGGTGCGTTCGGCACGCCGCGCCGGATCGCGACGCTGTTCGACCCTCAATCGGGGCGCGTGCTCGATCTCGAATCGTCGAAGCCGGGGTTGCAGCTGTATACCGGCAACCATCTGGGCGGCGGCGCGCCGGGAACCGGGGGCCACGCCTATCCGCCGCGCGGCGGGCTGTGCCTCGAACCGCAGTTCTTCCCCGACAGCCCCAACCGCCCCGATTTCCCGAGCGCGCGGCTCGATCCCGGACAGGTCTATCGCCACGACATGGCGTTCCGCTTCCGCGTTGCCGCCACAGACGAAGAGGCCTTCCCCGGCTGA